A genomic segment from Dechloromonas denitrificans encodes:
- a CDS encoding 5-formyltetrahydrofolate cyclo-ligase, whose product MSELIEDNTGWRRALRREMVARRSAMPPARHAALSAEIVGHLLSGLPAPRIAAFCWPIKHEPDVRAIAEPWAKRGVHLALPVVVAEAKPLAFRLWTATTQLSPDRYGIPTPQDGEFVHPDLILLPLNGFDAAGYRLGYGGGYFDRTLAALEPRPLAVGVGFEINRLDSIRPEIHDQRLDWIVTENGIFSPSTAGC is encoded by the coding sequence ATGAGTGAGCTGATCGAGGATAACACGGGCTGGCGGCGGGCGTTGCGGCGCGAGATGGTGGCGCGCCGGTCGGCCATGCCGCCAGCCCGTCATGCGGCCTTGTCGGCCGAGATTGTCGGGCATTTGCTGAGCGGGCTGCCGGCGCCTCGGATTGCCGCATTTTGCTGGCCGATCAAACACGAACCGGATGTGCGGGCGATTGCCGAGCCCTGGGCAAAGCGAGGCGTACATCTGGCTTTACCGGTTGTCGTCGCCGAGGCCAAACCGCTGGCATTTCGCTTGTGGACCGCGACAACGCAGCTCAGTCCTGACCGTTACGGGATTCCGACGCCGCAGGATGGCGAATTTGTCCATCCGGACCTGATTTTGCTGCCACTTAATGGCTTCGATGCTGCAGGTTATCGGCTCGGTTATGGCGGTGGCTATTTTGACCGGACGCTGGCTGCGCTTGAGCCGCGCCCGTTGGCGGTCGGCGTCGGTTTCGAGATCAACCGGCTGGACAGCATCCGGCCGGAAATACACGATCAGCGTCTCGACTGGATCGTCACCGAAAACGGCATTTTCAGTCCGTCGACCGCCGGATGCTGA
- a CDS encoding lytic transglycosylase domain-containing protein — MKFRLLVLSLSLSFPLFAQDSRDLAFLTARDAFRAGDRNKLERATAQLGNHELAPYVESYRLRMWMDQGDASAMRTFFERNEKSYVAEKLRVDWIRWLAKRSTWNEVETEYARLIAPEPDVVCINQQARLARDDKTVLDEAAKLWLTQLEPPEPCRPVIDALVSGQRMSSDDVWQRARRQIEANRPGWAKTTLNYLPDSQLPESRALDSAISNSMGYLVRQPGNWASSRAGRELAAIAIQRMAANDPRAAADELDKLKGKMQDSEKQWAWGQIGLQAAKKHMPEAVAWFNAAGKTTLSEDAYQWKVRAALRAQEWGTVLKTIESMPPELAARPEWIYWLGRAQKAGGRTTDADALFEKIAGQSNFYGNLADEELGRSVMPPPKAKPPTSEEQKTARENPGIRRALAFFRLDMRTEAVKEWNWSLRGMDDRELLAAADLAKRNQIWDRAINTADRTKNEHDYSLRFLAPYGEHVRPAAQNQSLDDAWVYGLMRQESRFITSAKSNVGASGLMQLMPATAKWVAKKIGLREYNHSQVHDTQTNVLLGTSYMRLVMENLDNHPVLASAAYNAGPGRAKKWRAERPLEGAIYAETIPFSETRDYVKKVMSNAVYYSALFNGKPDSLKARLGVVGARTSDAPKDADLP, encoded by the coding sequence ATGAAGTTTCGCCTTCTCGTTTTAAGCCTGTCCCTTTCCTTCCCTCTTTTCGCGCAGGACAGCCGCGACCTCGCCTTCCTCACCGCCCGTGACGCCTTCCGGGCTGGCGACCGCAACAAGCTGGAGCGCGCAACCGCCCAACTCGGCAATCACGAACTGGCGCCTTACGTCGAAAGTTACCGTCTGCGCATGTGGATGGATCAGGGCGACGCCAGTGCGATGCGCACCTTCTTCGAGCGCAACGAGAAAAGCTATGTCGCCGAAAAGCTGCGCGTCGACTGGATTCGCTGGCTGGCCAAGCGTTCCACGTGGAACGAGGTGGAAACGGAATACGCCCGCCTGATCGCCCCGGAACCGGACGTCGTTTGCATCAACCAGCAAGCCCGTCTGGCGCGTGACGACAAAACCGTTCTCGATGAAGCCGCAAAACTCTGGCTGACCCAGCTTGAGCCGCCGGAACCATGTCGTCCGGTGATCGACGCACTGGTCAGCGGCCAACGCATGAGCAGCGACGATGTCTGGCAACGCGCCCGTCGCCAGATCGAGGCCAACCGCCCGGGCTGGGCCAAGACCACGCTGAATTACCTGCCGGACAGCCAGCTCCCGGAGAGTCGGGCGCTCGACAGTGCGATCAGCAATTCGATGGGCTATCTCGTCCGCCAGCCAGGCAACTGGGCGTCGAGCCGGGCAGGGCGCGAACTGGCAGCCATCGCCATTCAACGGATGGCAGCCAACGACCCACGTGCCGCAGCCGACGAGCTCGACAAGCTCAAGGGCAAGATGCAGGACTCTGAAAAGCAGTGGGCCTGGGGTCAGATCGGCCTGCAGGCCGCCAAGAAACACATGCCGGAAGCCGTGGCCTGGTTCAATGCCGCCGGCAAGACGACGCTTTCCGAAGATGCTTACCAATGGAAGGTACGTGCTGCACTGCGCGCCCAGGAATGGGGCACCGTCCTGAAAACCATTGAATCGATGCCGCCCGAACTGGCGGCCAGACCCGAATGGATCTACTGGCTGGGCCGCGCCCAGAAAGCCGGTGGCCGGACGACGGATGCCGATGCCTTGTTCGAAAAGATTGCCGGCCAGTCCAATTTCTACGGCAATCTGGCCGATGAGGAACTGGGTCGTAGCGTCATGCCACCGCCCAAGGCCAAACCGCCAACCAGCGAAGAACAAAAAACAGCGCGGGAAAATCCGGGCATTCGCCGGGCTCTCGCGTTTTTCCGGCTCGACATGCGAACAGAAGCCGTCAAGGAATGGAACTGGTCGCTGCGCGGCATGGATGATCGCGAACTGCTCGCCGCCGCCGACCTGGCCAAGCGTAACCAGATCTGGGACCGGGCGATCAACACCGCCGACCGGACCAAGAACGAACACGATTACAGCCTGCGCTTCCTCGCACCTTACGGCGAGCATGTCCGGCCGGCAGCCCAGAATCAATCGCTCGATGATGCCTGGGTGTACGGTCTGATGCGCCAGGAAAGCCGCTTTATTACCAGTGCAAAATCGAATGTCGGCGCCTCCGGGCTGATGCAGTTGATGCCGGCAACCGCCAAATGGGTGGCCAAGAAAATTGGCCTGCGCGAGTACAACCACAGCCAGGTGCACGACACGCAAACCAACGTCCTGCTCGGCACCAGCTACATGCGCCTGGTCATGGAAAACCTCGACAATCACCCGGTACTGGCTTCTGCCGCCTATAACGCCGGGCCGGGCCGGGCCAAGAAATGGCGCGCCGAGCGTCCGCTGGAAGGGGCAATCTATGCCGAAACCATCCCGTTCAGCGAAACACGCGACTACGTCAAGAAAGTCATGAGCAATGCGGTTTATTACTCGGCCCTGTTCAATGGCAAGCCGGATTCGCTGAAAGCCCGGCTGGGTGTCGTCGGCGCGCGCACATCGGATGCGCCAAAAGACGCAGATTTGCCTTAA
- a CDS encoding complex I NDUFA9 subunit family protein: MAIKKVLLLGGSGFIGTYIANRLSQRGIEVTIPTRRRERTKALIIQPNIEMPEANIHCEQTLAALMQGQDAVINLVGILHSRDVQLPYSRDFAQAHVELPKKIIAACKTAGVRRLVHMSALQADSKGPSEYLCSKGDGEALVLAAKNELDVTVFRPSVIFGLGDSFLNTFASALKKLPIFPLGFGHARFQPVWAADVADAFVDSLSDEATFGQTYELVGPKVYTLRELVDYTAELTGSNATILPLSEGWAYLQAGLMWLAPNPLLSPDNLRSMQVDSVGQPGATVLAHWQPTALEAIAPSYIALNTPKGKLDSFRFRAGR, translated from the coding sequence ATGGCCATCAAAAAAGTCTTGTTGCTGGGGGGTAGCGGATTCATCGGTACCTATATCGCCAATCGCCTGTCGCAACGCGGTATCGAAGTCACGATTCCGACCCGTCGTCGCGAGCGCACCAAGGCGCTGATCATCCAGCCGAACATCGAGATGCCGGAAGCCAACATCCACTGCGAGCAAACGCTGGCCGCGTTGATGCAGGGTCAGGATGCCGTGATCAACCTGGTCGGCATCCTGCACAGCCGTGACGTCCAGCTGCCGTACAGCCGCGACTTCGCACAGGCGCACGTCGAACTGCCGAAGAAAATCATTGCGGCCTGCAAAACAGCCGGCGTCCGTCGTCTGGTGCACATGAGCGCCCTGCAGGCCGACTCGAAAGGCCCGTCCGAATACCTCTGCTCCAAGGGTGATGGTGAAGCCCTCGTGCTCGCCGCCAAGAACGAACTCGATGTCACGGTTTTCCGTCCGTCGGTCATTTTCGGCCTCGGCGACTCCTTCCTGAACACCTTTGCTTCCGCCCTGAAGAAGCTGCCGATCTTCCCGCTCGGTTTCGGCCATGCCCGCTTCCAGCCTGTCTGGGCGGCAGACGTAGCCGATGCTTTCGTCGACAGCCTGAGCGACGAAGCCACTTTCGGCCAGACCTACGAACTGGTCGGCCCCAAGGTTTACACGCTACGCGAACTGGTGGACTACACCGCTGAGCTGACTGGCAGCAATGCCACCATTCTGCCCCTGTCGGAAGGCTGGGCCTATCTGCAGGCCGGGTTGATGTGGCTGGCACCGAATCCGCTGCTTTCGCCGGACAACCTGCGCTCGATGCAGGTCGACAGCGTCGGCCAGCCGGGTGCCACGGTATTGGCCCACTGGCAGCCGACGGCCCTCGAAGCCATCGCCCCGTCCTACATCGCGCTCAACACGCCGAAGGGCAAGCTCGACAGCTTCCGCTTCCGCGCCGGGCGCTAA
- a CDS encoding multifunctional CCA addition/repair protein, producing MQIYIVGGAVRDELLGRANADRDYVVVGATPETMQAHGFRPVGKDFPVFLHPKTQEEYALARTERKSGHGYHGFTFHAAADVTLEEDLARRDLTINAMAKGDDGQLVDPFHGQRDLAAKILRHVGPAFAEDPVRILRIARFAARFSDFSVAPETMGLMRQMVDCGEVDHLVAERVWQEVAKGLMEDQPSRMFEVLRECGALLRLMPELDKLFGVPQRPDYHPEVDTGIHTLMVIDQSARRGFGLAVRYAALTHDLGKGETPADILPRHIGHEERSVRLAEQLGARLKVPNDCRDLAFLMARYHGNVHRSADLKASTIVTLFEKTDALRRPERFKQLLDTCLCDYTGRLGWENRPYHSPQRLLDALAAVNRVEAGKIAAACSDKGSIPERIHQARVKAVQALSDDAGNQPEQQ from the coding sequence GTGCAGATTTACATCGTCGGCGGCGCTGTCCGCGACGAATTGCTCGGACGGGCCAATGCCGACCGCGATTACGTCGTCGTCGGCGCCACCCCGGAAACCATGCAGGCCCATGGTTTCCGTCCGGTCGGCAAGGATTTCCCGGTGTTTCTCCATCCCAAAACGCAGGAGGAGTACGCACTGGCCCGCACCGAACGCAAGTCCGGTCACGGTTACCACGGTTTCACCTTCCACGCGGCGGCCGATGTCACGCTTGAAGAAGATCTCGCCCGGCGCGATCTGACGATCAATGCCATGGCCAAGGGCGATGATGGCCAGTTGGTCGACCCTTTTCACGGTCAACGCGACTTGGCGGCCAAAATCCTGCGCCATGTCGGTCCGGCTTTTGCCGAAGATCCGGTACGCATCCTGCGCATTGCCCGTTTTGCCGCTCGTTTCAGCGACTTTAGCGTTGCCCCGGAAACAATGGGGCTGATGCGCCAGATGGTCGATTGCGGCGAGGTCGATCACCTTGTTGCCGAACGTGTCTGGCAGGAAGTGGCCAAAGGCCTGATGGAAGACCAGCCATCGCGCATGTTCGAAGTGCTGCGCGAGTGTGGTGCGCTGCTGCGCCTGATGCCGGAACTCGACAAGCTGTTCGGTGTGCCTCAGCGCCCCGACTACCACCCTGAAGTCGATACCGGCATACACACGCTGATGGTCATCGACCAATCGGCCCGGCGCGGTTTCGGGCTGGCCGTGCGCTATGCGGCGCTGACCCACGATCTCGGCAAGGGTGAAACGCCGGCCGACATCCTGCCGCGCCACATTGGTCACGAAGAACGCAGCGTTCGCCTGGCCGAACAACTGGGCGCTCGCCTCAAGGTCCCGAACGACTGCCGTGACCTGGCTTTCCTGATGGCGCGCTACCACGGCAACGTGCATCGCTCTGCCGACCTGAAAGCCAGCACCATCGTCACGCTTTTCGAGAAAACCGACGCGCTGCGTCGCCCGGAGCGTTTCAAGCAATTGCTCGACACCTGCCTGTGTGACTACACCGGTCGGCTGGGTTGGGAAAACCGGCCTTACCACAGCCCGCAACGGCTGCTGGACGCCCTTGCTGCGGTCAACCGGGTCGAAGCCGGGAAAATCGCGGCCGCCTGCAGCGATAAGGGGAGCATTCCCGAACGCATTCATCAGGCACGGGTCAAGGCCGTCCAGGCGCTCTCAGATGATGCGGGAAACCAGCCAGAGCAGCAGTGA
- a CDS encoding DUF2905 domain-containing protein, translating into MLKWILTLVIAIFLLGIISPHLARFIRFGKLPGDTAFRFRGRTYAFPFASTLIFSLLLWLVSRII; encoded by the coding sequence ATGTTGAAATGGATCTTGACGCTGGTTATCGCGATTTTTCTGCTGGGCATCATCAGCCCGCATCTGGCGCGCTTTATTCGCTTCGGCAAGCTGCCGGGTGATACGGCTTTTCGCTTTAGGGGCCGGACTTACGCTTTTCCGTTTGCTTCGACCCTGATTTTCTCACTGCTGCTCTGGCTGGTTTCCCGCATCATCTGA
- a CDS encoding alpha/beta hydrolase, with protein MLKNQIVEGLEVFSCLPAKKTKRPPVLFVHGAFAGGWMWTETFMPFLAKAGYPCYAVSLRGHGGSHGRDQIDWHSVTDYVDDIGTVVDWLGETPVLVGHSMGGFIVQKYLERHQVPGAALVCSVPPQGLIAAQFHLMFQKPQLFMDINRIMSGNYPDTEILREALFAGEIDETMLAAWLDRMQPESHRALWDMSMFNLPNLHAMHRPPMLILGAELDVLVPAFLVQTTGQTYGLPAHIFRGMGHAVTHEKEWPLVAAALQDWLAEIRP; from the coding sequence ATGCTCAAAAATCAAATCGTTGAAGGGCTAGAAGTTTTTTCCTGCCTGCCTGCCAAGAAAACAAAACGTCCGCCCGTCCTCTTCGTGCACGGCGCTTTTGCCGGCGGCTGGATGTGGACCGAAACCTTCATGCCGTTTCTCGCCAAGGCCGGCTATCCCTGTTACGCCGTGTCGCTGCGCGGTCACGGTGGCAGCCATGGCCGCGACCAGATCGACTGGCATTCGGTCACCGATTACGTCGACGACATCGGCACGGTGGTCGACTGGCTGGGCGAAACGCCGGTCCTGGTCGGACACTCGATGGGCGGCTTCATCGTCCAGAAATACCTTGAGCGTCATCAAGTACCGGGCGCCGCACTGGTCTGCTCGGTGCCGCCGCAGGGCCTGATTGCCGCACAATTCCACCTGATGTTCCAGAAACCGCAATTGTTCATGGACATCAACCGGATCATGAGCGGCAATTACCCGGATACCGAAATCCTGCGCGAAGCGCTGTTTGCCGGTGAAATCGACGAAACCATGCTGGCCGCCTGGCTCGACCGGATGCAGCCGGAATCGCACCGTGCGCTGTGGGACATGTCGATGTTCAATCTGCCCAATCTGCACGCCATGCATCGTCCGCCCATGCTGATCCTGGGAGCCGAACTTGATGTACTGGTTCCCGCCTTCCTGGTCCAGACCACTGGGCAGACCTATGGATTGCCGGCCCATATTTTCCGCGGCATGGGCCATGCCGTCACCCATGAAAAGGAATGGCCGCTCGTTGCCGCCGCCTTGCAGGACTGGCTGGCCGAAATCAGGCCTTGA
- a CDS encoding YjfB family protein, with translation MDISSLGSLSSALAQAQTGDAVGTLVLKKAMDIQAQSAMQLIAALPDVPNNPPNLGNSVDIKA, from the coding sequence ATGGATATTTCCTCACTCGGCAGTCTTTCTTCTGCCCTCGCACAAGCCCAGACCGGAGATGCGGTCGGGACGCTGGTGCTCAAGAAAGCGATGGATATTCAGGCGCAAAGTGCCATGCAATTGATTGCTGCACTACCCGATGTGCCGAACAATCCACCGAATCTGGGTAACAGCGTCGATATCAAGGCCTGA
- a CDS encoding class I SAM-dependent methyltransferase has translation MMNLPVPDPDALAHSESLKQLISDEISRNSGQISFSRFMELVLYAPGLGYYTAGARKFGAAGDFVTSPEMTPLFGQAVAHQVAQIMQLSAPVILEVGAGSGRLAADLLLALEQINALPTQYLILDLSADLRQRQQETLAQAAPHLLSRVTWLDALPDQFSGVVLANELLDAMPADIVAWRDPAIAERCVGISPEGCFTWIERPATGALLAAAEKIGEQCHLPPGFESEISLAAGAWAAEWGHRLQCGALLLIDYGFPRREFYHQQRGRGTLMCHYRHHAHPDPFYLPGLQDVTVHVDFTAIIAAAHGAGLELLGYTSQGQFLLNCGILECLAALPQATPTYIRASGAVNKLLMPHEMGELFKVIAIGRNIEDSLCGFKSGDQSHRL, from the coding sequence ATGATGAATCTTCCCGTGCCGGATCCAGACGCTCTCGCCCATAGCGAGTCTTTGAAGCAATTGATTTCAGACGAAATATCCAGGAATTCCGGCCAAATTTCGTTCAGCCGTTTCATGGAGTTGGTCCTCTATGCGCCGGGTCTTGGCTACTACACCGCGGGGGCACGCAAGTTTGGCGCGGCTGGTGATTTTGTCACTTCTCCGGAAATGACGCCTCTTTTCGGCCAGGCAGTGGCGCATCAGGTTGCACAGATCATGCAACTGTCAGCGCCGGTCATCCTCGAAGTGGGGGCCGGCTCCGGTCGCCTGGCGGCCGATTTGCTGCTGGCTCTTGAACAAATCAATGCGCTGCCAACCCAGTACCTGATTCTTGATTTATCGGCTGACCTGCGGCAACGGCAGCAGGAAACGCTGGCTCAAGCCGCCCCTCACCTGCTTTCACGGGTGACCTGGCTGGATGCCCTGCCCGATCAGTTTTCCGGTGTTGTCCTGGCCAACGAGCTACTCGATGCCATGCCGGCCGATATTGTCGCGTGGCGCGACCCGGCTATCGCCGAACGCTGTGTCGGCATTTCCCCAGAGGGATGTTTCACGTGGATCGAACGACCCGCAACCGGTGCGCTCTTGGCCGCGGCAGAAAAAATTGGCGAGCAATGTCACCTGCCGCCGGGTTTCGAAAGTGAAATCAGTCTGGCGGCGGGCGCCTGGGCGGCAGAATGGGGACATCGCTTGCAGTGCGGTGCGTTGCTATTGATCGACTACGGGTTCCCAAGGCGTGAGTTTTATCACCAGCAACGCGGGCGCGGGACCTTGATGTGCCACTACCGTCATCATGCGCATCCGGATCCGTTTTATCTGCCCGGTTTGCAGGATGTCACGGTCCACGTCGATTTCACGGCGATTATCGCGGCTGCCCATGGTGCCGGCCTGGAGCTTCTTGGCTATACCAGTCAGGGCCAGTTTTTGCTCAATTGCGGCATTCTCGAGTGCCTGGCGGCTCTGCCCCAGGCGACGCCGACATACATCCGGGCGAGCGGAGCGGTGAACAAACTGCTGATGCCGCACGAGATGGGCGAGCTGTTCAAAGTGATCGCCATCGGGCGAAATATCGAAGACAGCCTGTGCGGCTTCAAGAGTGGCGACCAGAGTCACCGTCTCTGA
- a CDS encoding FIST signal transduction protein encodes MHIKQIVIRKAAELNSKLASLSLADPDLLLLFGSVPQMTEPGLSDTLRAAFPKARQLGCSTAGEITSDGVDDGSCTITAVKFATTRLLAASTQLTGMADSFGAGERIGRQLAAVDLKTVLIFGPGVNINGSALVDGLTSIIGNAVPITGGLAGDGGAFKQTFTLGQEGVSEHGVVAIGLCGNALSFGHGSFGGWEPFGPARKVTRCEGNILYELDGEPALDIYKRYLGEHAQDLPASGLLFPFAMLGEDHNAIGLIRTILGVDETSGSLTLAGEINVNGYLKLMHASTDKLVNGAEAAAEAAKSLLEAPGESLAILVSCVGRKLVMGTRVDEEVEAVAEIFGSKAVLTGFYSYGEISPFTPGTSCKLHNQTMTITYLGEV; translated from the coding sequence ATGCACATCAAACAGATTGTCATTCGGAAAGCAGCCGAGCTGAACAGCAAACTCGCTTCTTTATCGCTGGCCGATCCCGATCTGCTGCTTCTTTTCGGCTCCGTACCCCAAATGACCGAACCCGGTCTGTCCGATACATTGCGTGCCGCATTCCCCAAAGCCCGACAACTCGGTTGTTCAACGGCAGGGGAAATCACTTCTGACGGTGTCGATGATGGAAGCTGCACGATCACCGCTGTCAAATTTGCCACTACACGCTTACTTGCGGCCAGCACGCAGCTTACCGGAATGGCCGACTCCTTTGGGGCCGGCGAACGCATTGGCCGGCAACTTGCTGCGGTCGACCTGAAAACCGTGCTGATTTTCGGCCCGGGGGTCAATATCAATGGCAGCGCCCTGGTTGACGGACTGACCAGCATCATCGGCAATGCAGTGCCGATCACCGGCGGTTTGGCCGGCGATGGTGGTGCATTCAAGCAGACATTCACGCTTGGCCAGGAAGGCGTTTCCGAACATGGGGTCGTCGCTATCGGTCTGTGCGGCAACGCTCTGTCCTTCGGCCATGGCTCCTTCGGCGGCTGGGAACCCTTCGGCCCGGCCCGCAAGGTGACGCGCTGCGAGGGTAATATTCTTTACGAACTCGATGGCGAGCCGGCGCTCGACATCTACAAACGCTATCTTGGCGAACACGCCCAGGACCTGCCGGCCTCTGGCCTGTTGTTTCCTTTTGCGATGCTCGGCGAGGATCACAACGCCATCGGTCTGATTCGCACCATCCTGGGCGTCGATGAAACCAGCGGCAGCCTGACCCTTGCTGGAGAAATCAACGTTAATGGTTATCTCAAGCTGATGCACGCCAGTACGGATAAACTGGTCAACGGGGCCGAGGCAGCTGCTGAAGCAGCCAAATCCTTGCTCGAAGCACCCGGAGAATCACTGGCCATCCTGGTCAGCTGCGTTGGCCGCAAATTGGTCATGGGTACCCGCGTTGATGAGGAAGTCGAAGCCGTTGCCGAGATTTTCGGCAGCAAAGCCGTCCTCACCGGGTTTTATTCTTATGGTGAAATCAGCCCATTCACACCGGGCACATCCTGCAAGCTGCATAATCAGACAATGACCATCACCTACCTCGGAGAAGTCTGA